The following coding sequences are from one Mycobacterium bourgelatii window:
- a CDS encoding xylulokinase → MSRTDVTLGIDIGTTAVKAVAADEDGRVTARARVAHQVRVPRPDQLEHDAEEAWRRAPLAAVERLAESRPSAVAVSAMVPSMTAVDNDGRPLTPGLLYGDSRGWAPGVAAVEQPLPAVGEATEFLRWTAAQAPGAAGYWPAPAVANHALGGQAVIDFATAITTLPLFDGTAWNAAACADCGVTVDQMPRVEKFGAAVGEVRTTGSVLAVGAIDALCEQLVAGADNEGDVLVLCGTTLLVWTTIAGVRQVPGLWTIPHTLPGLSKIGGASNAGGLFLDWVNRVVAPGVSRELDPKRVPVWLPYIRGERTPFHDPHRRAALHGLDLTHDGTSLRRAAYEASAFVVRQLIELSGAPVARIVASGGGTHVQPWIQAIADVTGRPVEVSAVAEGAALGAAFLARMAVGLESSITDAARWARIGRTVEPQPGWVSATKDRYHRFLELSGSRLA, encoded by the coding sequence GTGTCACGCACTGATGTCACACTCGGCATCGACATCGGGACCACCGCGGTCAAAGCGGTAGCCGCCGACGAAGACGGTCGCGTGACGGCGCGGGCGCGGGTTGCGCACCAAGTGCGCGTGCCGCGGCCCGACCAACTCGAGCACGACGCCGAGGAGGCCTGGCGCCGGGCGCCGCTCGCGGCCGTGGAACGGTTGGCCGAATCACGGCCGAGCGCCGTGGCGGTGTCCGCGATGGTGCCCTCGATGACCGCCGTGGACAACGACGGACGGCCACTCACCCCGGGGCTGCTGTACGGCGACAGCCGGGGCTGGGCGCCGGGCGTCGCCGCGGTCGAACAGCCGCTCCCAGCCGTGGGCGAGGCCACCGAGTTTCTCCGCTGGACTGCTGCCCAGGCGCCGGGCGCGGCCGGCTACTGGCCGGCGCCCGCGGTGGCCAACCACGCCCTCGGCGGCCAAGCGGTGATCGATTTCGCAACCGCGATCACGACACTCCCCCTGTTCGACGGGACCGCCTGGAATGCGGCGGCATGCGCCGATTGCGGTGTAACCGTTGACCAAATGCCCCGGGTGGAGAAATTCGGCGCGGCTGTGGGAGAGGTGCGCACCACCGGTTCGGTGCTGGCGGTGGGAGCGATCGACGCCCTCTGTGAACAACTGGTCGCCGGTGCCGACAACGAGGGCGATGTGCTGGTGCTGTGCGGCACCACGCTGCTCGTGTGGACGACCATCGCCGGGGTGCGGCAGGTGCCCGGCCTGTGGACCATCCCGCACACGCTGCCCGGCCTGAGCAAGATCGGCGGCGCCAGCAACGCCGGCGGATTGTTCCTCGATTGGGTCAATCGAGTTGTGGCGCCGGGTGTTTCGCGGGAGCTCGATCCGAAGCGGGTGCCGGTGTGGCTGCCCTACATTCGTGGCGAGCGCACGCCGTTTCACGATCCGCACCGCCGGGCAGCGCTGCACGGGCTGGACCTCACGCACGACGGCACGTCGTTGCGCCGCGCCGCCTACGAGGCATCGGCCTTCGTGGTGCGACAGCTCATCGAGTTGAGCGGGGCGCCGGTGGCGCGCATCGTCGCCTCCGGTGGAGGCACCCACGTGCAGCCCTGGATACAGGCCATCGCGGATGTGACCGGCAGACCGGTGGAAGTGTCCGCCGTCGCCGAAGGTGCCGCGTTGGGGGCGGCCTTTCTGGCTCGGATGGCGGTCGGCCTGGAATCGTCGATCACCGACGCCGCGCGATGGGCCCGCATCGGCCGCACGGTCGAACCTCAGCCGGGCTGGGTGAGCGCGACCAAGGACCGCTATCACCGGTTCCTGGAACTCAGTGGATCGAGGCTGGCTTGA
- a CDS encoding GNAT family N-acetyltransferase, producing the protein MTDHDQTAVRREIADALLAALERRHEVADVIVEAKNKAAAVEEIVRLLGTSHVAAEAVMSMSFDQLTQDARAKVLAELEDLNKQLSFALGERPASSGETLELRAFSPAEDRDIFAARTEDMKAAGDGSGRAAGSVDDEIKAAIKRLHDEEAAWFVAIDSGQKVGLVFGELLQGEVNVRIWIHPDHRKKGYGTAALRASRAEMAWAFPAVPMVVRAPAAKPS; encoded by the coding sequence ATGACCGACCACGACCAGACCGCTGTTCGTCGAGAGATTGCCGATGCTCTGCTCGCCGCGCTGGAGCGCCGGCATGAGGTGGCCGACGTGATTGTCGAAGCCAAGAACAAGGCCGCCGCGGTGGAAGAGATCGTGCGGCTGCTCGGCACGTCCCACGTCGCCGCCGAGGCGGTGATGAGTATGTCGTTCGATCAGCTGACCCAGGATGCGCGCGCCAAGGTCCTTGCCGAACTAGAGGATTTGAACAAGCAATTGAGCTTCGCGCTCGGGGAACGACCCGCAAGTTCGGGCGAGACCCTGGAGTTGCGCGCGTTCTCGCCCGCCGAGGACCGTGACATCTTCGCGGCGCGCACCGAGGACATGAAGGCGGCCGGCGACGGATCGGGTCGAGCCGCCGGGTCGGTCGATGACGAGATCAAGGCTGCGATCAAGCGATTGCACGACGAAGAAGCCGCGTGGTTCGTGGCCATCGATTCCGGTCAAAAGGTCGGATTGGTGTTCGGCGAACTTCTGCAGGGCGAAGTGAATGTTCGGATTTGGATCCATCCGGATCACCGCAAGAAGGGTTACGGCACTGCCGCTCTGCGTGCTTCGCGCGCGGAGATGGCATGGGCCTTTCCCGCCGTCCCGATGGTCGTGCGCGCACCGGCGGCCAAGCCCAGCTAG
- a CDS encoding class I SAM-dependent methyltransferase gives MTRSDQDTWDLASSVGATATMVAAARALASEDADPVINDPFAAPLVRAVGLDYFTRLVDGERVEGTERDLQLMTDSMAVRTRFFDEFFLAAAGDGVRQSVILAAGLDARAYRLSWRRGTVVYEVDQPEVIAFKNEAMSRQGAVPSVHRKTVSIDLRDDWPAALRRHGFDPGRPSAWSAEGLLMYLPPEAQDRLFDNITELSAPGSRVATEFNPDTSTTMSERAREFSRRWANLGCDIDMSGLFYDGERSNVVEYLTGHGWEVSTRARRDLFTDYGRVFPDEETGQLRNIVAVTATKS, from the coding sequence ATGACCCGCAGTGACCAAGACACCTGGGATCTGGCTTCCAGCGTGGGTGCGACGGCCACCATGGTCGCGGCCGCCCGCGCGTTGGCCTCCGAGGATGCCGACCCGGTGATCAACGACCCGTTCGCGGCGCCGCTGGTGCGCGCGGTGGGCCTGGACTACTTCACCCGCCTGGTCGACGGCGAGCGGGTCGAGGGCACCGAACGCGACCTGCAGTTGATGACGGATTCAATGGCCGTCCGCACCCGCTTCTTTGACGAATTCTTCCTCGCCGCTGCCGGGGACGGCGTCCGCCAGTCGGTGATCCTGGCCGCCGGTCTCGATGCCCGGGCATACCGGCTGTCGTGGCGGCGCGGCACGGTGGTCTATGAGGTCGACCAGCCCGAGGTGATCGCCTTTAAGAACGAAGCCATGTCACGGCAGGGCGCAGTGCCGTCGGTCCACCGGAAAACGGTCAGCATCGATCTGCGCGACGACTGGCCCGCCGCCTTGCGGCGCCACGGTTTCGACCCCGGAAGACCCTCCGCTTGGAGCGCGGAAGGCTTGCTGATGTATCTACCGCCCGAAGCCCAGGACCGGCTCTTCGACAACATCACCGAGCTGAGCGCACCCGGGAGCCGGGTGGCCACCGAGTTCAATCCCGACACCTCGACGACCATGAGCGAACGTGCGCGGGAGTTCAGCCGGCGCTGGGCGAACTTGGGCTGCGACATCGACATGTCGGGGCTGTTCTACGACGGCGAACGCAGCAACGTCGTCGAATACCTGACTGGCCATGGCTGGGAAGTCAGCACTCGGGCGCGCCGGGACCTGTTCACCGACTACGGCCGCGTGTTCCCCGACGAAGAGACGGGCCAGTTGCGCAACATCGTCGCGGTCACCGCGACCAAGAGTTAG
- a CDS encoding class I SAM-dependent methyltransferase has protein sequence MTQVGSARFEGDTWDLASSVGLTATMVAAARAAANRNPDAVAHDQFAEPLVRAVGVDFFTRMASGELDPAEMDDDEARGLRSFADAMALRTRFFDDFFTDAVAAGIRQAVILAAGLDSRAFRLAWPAGTTVFEVDQPEVIAFKTATLTDLGVSPTADRRTVAVDLRDDWPAALKAAGFDATQPTAWIAEGLLGYLPAEAQDRLLDQVTAQSAKGSRVATEGLLDINELNEEELRGRMNRVSDRWRRHGLELDMAALVYFDQRRDAASYLGDHGWRTVTADDAELLAEHGLPPIDGDDAPFGRVAYVWAELT, from the coding sequence ATGACGCAAGTGGGCAGCGCGCGGTTTGAGGGCGATACCTGGGACCTGGCATCGAGTGTGGGTTTGACGGCCACCATGGTCGCCGCCGCCCGTGCCGCAGCGAATCGAAATCCCGACGCGGTGGCGCACGATCAGTTCGCCGAGCCGCTGGTGCGCGCGGTGGGCGTCGACTTCTTCACCCGGATGGCCAGCGGTGAACTGGACCCGGCGGAGATGGACGACGACGAGGCCAGGGGGTTGCGCAGCTTCGCCGACGCGATGGCGCTACGCACCCGGTTCTTCGACGACTTCTTTACGGACGCGGTGGCCGCGGGCATCCGGCAGGCGGTCATCCTGGCGGCCGGCCTCGATTCGCGCGCCTTCCGGCTGGCCTGGCCGGCCGGCACGACCGTCTTCGAGGTCGATCAACCCGAAGTGATCGCCTTCAAGACCGCGACGCTGACCGACCTGGGGGTGAGCCCCACGGCGGACCGCCGGACGGTGGCGGTTGACCTGCGGGACGACTGGCCCGCCGCGCTGAAGGCCGCCGGTTTCGACGCCACCCAGCCCACAGCCTGGATCGCCGAGGGCCTGTTGGGCTATCTGCCGGCCGAAGCCCAGGACCGGCTGCTCGACCAGGTCACCGCCCAGAGCGCGAAGGGCAGCCGGGTCGCCACCGAAGGCCTGCTCGACATCAACGAGCTGAACGAAGAGGAACTCCGGGGCCGCATGAATCGTGTTTCCGACCGGTGGCGACGGCACGGCCTGGAACTCGACATGGCGGCGCTGGTGTATTTCGACCAACGCAGGGACGCGGCTTCCTATCTTGGCGACCACGGTTGGCGGACCGTCACCGCCGATGACGCCGAGCTGCTGGCCGAACACGGACTGCCTCCGATCGACGGCGACGATGCCCCGTTCGGCCGGGTGGCCTACGTCTGGGCCGAGCTGACCTAA